ctatccAGCTTAGCCTTAACATCGTCTAGCTCCTCCTTTCCTAGGGTGGCCAATTTTCTCCTCTCAAAATCATGTTCTTGGTACTACTATTGGATGCCAAGTTCTCAATAAGTCTCACAGCCTCTTCTGGATTCCTAGTgttgaagtttccttcactagCAGtgtcaagagccatctgatatgCCAGCGCGATACCTCTGAAGAGAGTCCTGAGCAACTGCACTTcgttgaatccatggtgtggacagtctctctgataggACTTGAATATGATCCAAGAGCTTCTGAATGACTCTGTAGGCTCTTGTGCGAATGTAGTAATCTTGCTCCTTAGGTCCTCAACTTGTGACTGATCAAAGAAATTGCGCAGAAACGCATTCTTGATGTCAGCCCAGGAtgtaagagatcctggtggtaactgcttaagccagCGTGAAGCTTGTCCAGACAGTGAGTACTTGAAAGCTTGCAAAAAAGatagtcctcagggactccattGGCTTTAATGGCATAAACCAGATCCTCGAACCGCTCCAGATGGTCAATATGATGCTTGTGATAGACCACAATATGATGTATGTGCCATGAGTGTAAAGTACTAGACTTTTAGCTCGAAATCGTTCCTCTGGATAGCTGGAGGACGAATAGCAGATCTGTTGGCCTAgtactgatctggacggttgtagtcagccaataTTTTGGGTAGAGAAGTCTCCCCTACAACTTGAGCAGCTGCAGCAATATCAGCATCTTGATCAGGAATTGCAGCCCTCTGATCATCTAACCtttgacctgctgcattacgcatatgaccctcctggtcatgcaggtctccattctcATCTCGCACTAAGATAAgggtcgcaaccatgtctcgcggacaggtgtcgatcgatattctggTGGAAGTGTAGATCGGCGGTAGCTCACAACTGTCAGTCGACGTTTGCTGAGAAGTGTCGGTTGACGAACtgatgttgttgtcgatcgattcaGATCTCTTCTCTTTACGGATCGTGTGTTCCAAGAGTGCAGGGTCTGAGAATAATAGTGatttttccttgttgcttctggtactgctgggcatgcacctgaaagaATTCAATAAGAAATTGTTTTATCAGTTTTCTTGAACGGTAgaaaaacctagactaaatctaactagacaagatctaatggcgatcaaagctcaccctaaggagtgattttactctctcaaataagaggttcaattgtagtatttagggatcgaatccacaaagagCTAGAGCATACAATAGATCTAAGAAGTTTGTGATTAAGCTAGGTAAATAAAGAAAACAGTAAATTGCAAGTAAAGCGAACAAGACATTTGTTCAGTTGATTGGTTTGATGTTTGTAAATAGTTATTAGAAAgcgctagatctagggtttctattcaggtaattaGGATTATAGAGGTATAAAATACTTAGGCTGTCAATCCTAGAACTCGACTCCTAGTGTAAAGATATCCAGCTTTCGCATGTGATTCTTGTGTTTTGACTAAGTCCAATATCTCAGCTGTCGCTTGTTCATACGGAtcgaacgtcgatcgatgttatgGTAAGAACGTCGATCAATGTTCTCTTAGAAAGGCTTTAGCGAGTTGATCGATAGGTTCACAAGTATCGTCTAAATAAGTTTTCGTTTGTTTCTAGCAATACTAGCTTAAAGGAATTAGTTCTGGTGCAGAACCTACCGTCGTAGTTGTTCACAATCCTAAGTTcaaggttctagttagctactctaaaACACATGCATTAACCACAATTCTTTGAAGGATATTTATTACCTtagaaattctatattttgggatAATCCCTcttaacctatttgaaccctaaatctaacagatgaattactcagacatagtaaagcaattcataaacataaactgaataaaatgcataaataGATTAGAGTTAGAAATActggagttccaatacaaatctctaaaggagtcttggatcttctATCCAAACctactaaaaaccctaagtaTTGTTTGTTGTGAAAAGTAGAAAATATGAAAGCGTAAGTTGCCTAGAACAATGGAATaacatataactattaggttaaaatcgGCCAGAGGTATTTCTGTAATTGTGTCGTGACTTGGGATTTAAGTCGGTTGGAAACCAAGTCGGGTCTTGCGCGCTATGGTGTTGATCAACGGCACAGGATGTGCGTTGATCGATGTTTGTCTCTGGTTGTCGACCTTCTGACTGGTTCGATGGTCAGCTACGAGCTTCTTCTTATTTTATCTCAAAAAttcaccaaaatcaccactttcctccaaaacACTTCTGAACctttaaatatactaaaaagactctataacaaaataaatagttcctaaaaatgggtaaaatccatggtatatcataaGACCCCATTCTCATCAATACTCAGGATGGGTACTTCAACCATCTTTATCTTTCGTTGAATTGTGCCGATCGATGCTCTTGTGGTGTCGTACGATGTTATGTTTTGAGAGGCGTCGCTCGATGCTCTGTGTGTGTCGTTCGATGCTTGTCATCTGTTCATGTGTTCTAGTTCCAGTAGCTCTTGTATTGAGAGCCCTTTCCCCTTGTTGCTTCAAGTACTAATATGCATGTACCTGGAACCAcaagagaaaataaatatacaaaaagaaaaacatagtcTAAATCCTACAACTAGTCTAATGGTGACTAGAGTCCCGGGCAACGGCGCGAAATTTGATATGCTCAAATTACCATAGAGCAACTCTCTAAAAAAAGAGATCCATTGCAGTATTTAGGGATCAAATCTACAAAGACTCAGTATTTCACACAATAGACTTATGGTTATCATATTAAGCTAGGTAGTAAATAatataacatagtaaacaaaaaaaaagtaaatcgGTTTGTAAGTTATAAGGAGAAACGTTAGATCTAGGAATTTATCAGACAATGGATTCAAAACTACAATAAATGGTGCCAAGGGTTTGTCAAGTTGGATTCTAGGACTCGAATTCAATAAGTAAGTTATCCAGACCTCGCTGTGTAAACTATATGATGTCTAACTCTAATCTAATACCAACTCTCATTGCGTTTCcgatgaatcaaacaagcaataAACAATATTCGATAATTTGCAAATACAATCCTAAAGTAACTCTCGCTGTTAATGGATAACTAGTTCAGCATTATTAGGTTCAAGCAATCAATTACACTCTCGTCTCTCACGGCGATCCTATGATTCAAGGTTCCAGTTAATTACTCTAGATCCTAGTATGATAAAAAATCCTGATGTAGAATATGATGGATAACACTAGCAATTCTATGATTAGCAATTTAACATTAAGCTCATAAAATCCCTAGATCTAACAGGGTCATTACTCACACATGAAAGTAGGAGCACAAATCATAATCTGAATAGGAATCATATAATAAACTCAATAAAAAACCCAAAGGAGTTTCAAAGTAGACTCTCAAGGAGTTCTTGTCCTCTCCAATACAAAAGAAAGCTTAGCCACCAACAATGGATTTACAATAGATAATATAGGTTAAAACACATAGGTACGTCTTTGTAAATAAGGGATATTTCTGGACCAAACTGAAATTCTTGTAACTTGATAAAAACTTGTTGGGTACTTAGCACCATGGATGTCTTTCGGCGCTCATGGGTCGTTAGTCGATGCTTTTAACAGACTTCAATACTCGACCGCTTCTCCTTGCGCGTAAGACGGACCAATCTTCAATATGATTGACTTGAAACTGGTGGAATTGGAAATaaaactcaaagctctatcttatGTCAAAATATGAGTTCAATCACACCACGAGAAGGTGTCCATCTGTTGCTAATCTTCTGCGCGACTGCGCAGTTCTGCATCTCAAAAAGCTCATTAATCTTCAAAGTTCTACAAAATGCACATAGACCTGTAAATGACCTAAAACATACTCTAGACTCTAAATATGGCCTATAACATGGCCTATAAGTGATAAATAATGGGACCTATCAAACATCCTTTCACATAAATTCAGTCTTTCTTCTTGTTATATGTATCCAGATCAATGATAAACGTCTTTCAAATAACTCACCATTGAATTCGTTACATTTAATACGTGCCAAATTTAGATTAAACATGTGACagatgtaatatttaaaaaaaaaactgtattttGAATTGAACTAAGACTAATTTGTAGTCTATTTATTTAGCAATATCTAAAAAAGTGATCATGTGAATTGGATGAGTGGTGACTGAACTTGAAAAAATCCTAAAAATAGCCGTTTGTTTCTTAATGTTCCACCTCATCCTTTGATATCTCAAAAACGTTTGTCAATTTCTTGTGTGGATGGGGGAGGGAGAAAGGAGAACGTAAAAGAAGGAAGACACGAAATTAACACAAAAGGATTTGGTTGGTTTGCTTTTAAAATGCTAAATGACAGATGAATACGGGTAAAAAGGCGTGACACccgtatatatttatttcaatttaCTCCGGATCTCATCATCTCAAAGCTTCACATCGATGGAGGGCTCGTCTAAAAATAATAAGCGAAAAAAAATAGATGAGCATATgaagaaaaacaagaagagaCATGTGATCAACAATAGTATTAACTTAAATCCTGAGGAAAAGATGATACGCGAAAGAACTGAGAAATCCGGGCAGGAGAGTTTCGGAGTGTTTGAGTTTCCGTGGATGAAAGATAGCATGATCTCCACCTCCCTTGATTGGAGTCTACCGGGATCTCCTTTTCCGTTCATAGATGATGGAAATGACATGTTTGAAGGGAGTAGTGAACTGAGGTTGCCAGTGAAAAGGTTTAGTAATGATATGTTGGAGTTTGAGGCATTTGAATTCATTTGGACTTCTATTTACGATTAgactgaaattttttttttaacgttgtACTAAGAACAGCGTTGAGGCTGTCCAGAACCAAACAAGATTTCTGaggatttttttatttcttttctatttCGTTTCTATCGTGTTTGTTGATATGTAAAAGAGAGTATATAGGATTTAGTGATTAATAAACAAGTGCATTAATCATATTCGGCAAAGATAATTGTAACACCCGTATTTTTcgaaataatttaaataaataaaaaatctgaaatcttcatttattacttttcaaaagtcaactccaaaatcgtaaatccaataaatagtcatcaattaaaataacataataaatcccgaaaatatcgataaaagcataaaatcCGAAAATCTGAAAAAGACAGAAATAAAACTCCCAAAGCACCAGTCCGATagcaatcactcctgctcgtcagTCTCACCTGAACGGGAAAGGAAtaggaggggtgagtaacaggggagttactccgtgaggtatgggatgctaaatacgcaaaccactgacttgagtaatAGAACTCCCACTATAGAAGTTTAGCTCTAACTGATCTTCATGGTGTTCTTCATTGCCACCTTCATCTACCACGTGTGTCCCACTTTGATCAGGATGATCCAAGTCTTGATTATCAGCATCATTTCTGttccctccctcatgatcaataTGGGGCTGTTCTTCAGCTTCGTGTACTCCTGATGAGTGCTCCTATTGCTGATCCCGGGATACACCAATCCCAAGTCCTTCCAGTATATGTCTCAAGCATGTAGCTCGATATGATGGACACGAAAGATCCTTCAATTCTTTCCATTCTTTTTCCTCATAATAGCTCTTCTCTTCAAAGAACatgacatctctagatacaagtaccctccTGGTCTCTGCATtgaagcacttgtatcctttttGTGTAGTTGAGTACCCAATCATCATAGCCCTCACActcctagcttcaagcttgtttcttgtCTCTCCCAGAACCAGAACAAAGCTTACACATCCAAATACCCTCAAATGATCTAAAATTGGCTTGctcttgtttagaacttcataaggtgGCTGATCCTCCAAGACtctggttggtatcctatttATCAGATAACAAGTAGTAATCatagcatcactccagaatctctttccCACACTCATTTGAAATATCAtcgaccttgccacctccataaGATGCCGGTTCTTTCTCTCGGCAACTCCATTCTGTCGAGGAGTGTAAAGACAacttgtctgatgaaggattccatgttgagctaggtgATTCCTTAATGCATGGCCaatatactctccaccattatcagacctgaaaatcttaatcttggcattatactggttaaatacataggattgaaagtttttaaatgcatcaagaaccttatccttagttttaatgagtgttatcaaggtgtatttcgatttttcatctatgaatgtgacaaagtacttgtaattatctctagataaacaaggagcagtccatacatcagagtgaataagatcaaagcatttatcatagatagtagtagatcttttaaatacagtcttacaatgttttcccaaaacacaagcctcacaatcattatttttaaacatgacataTGGTAACATAAAGCtcaaggctctaacatgtggatgtcctagcctagaacgccataatgcacctttacttaaaacataactcaacaagcaactagaaatagaaatagaaatagaaatagGGGAAATGTCTTCAAGCAGATAAAGATCTCatttggttactccttgcccaatcaacttactgctctcaatatcctgaaacttcacatcattaggactaaagataacattgcaatttaGATCAGTTGCATATCTTAACAGATAAAAGGTTTGAAGTAAACTCAGACATGTAAACAGCTCTAGACtctttatcaaacagtttcaGGTTTCCAATTCCTTTAATAGGGattctatcaccattagctatcattacatgtccatgagtaGGTTATATGTCTTTAATCAGAGAATGATCACTAATCATAGGATAAGATGCACCTGAGTCTATAATCAAAGGTTTAATCATGTTTTGCGCAATGAAAGTCCTAGGTGTTTCAAGTCTCATTCTCATGTCATCAAGATTATCTAGCAAGCTATCACCAATCCTAGACAATTTATGAGCAGTATATGAGTAACCAAGAGTGTTTTCGAGTGTGTTACCAGACTCTTTAAGGGCTTTTATCAGGGCATCAATGCCGGACTTTCTAATCACCTCATGCTCCATGTTCTTCCCGGCTCCTTGGTGATGAGAGCCCAAGGCTctaccttcactttcacccgcctGAGCATTTGCACCAGCTCCTGATGAACCGGCCTCACTTGCCTCAGCAGAAAGGTGATCTCTTCTCTCcctctccttgttgaacttcgccggcttgagatggggatggaggatccagcattgactccTATTATGCCCCGTTTTCTTGCAGTGGTCAGAGTTGCCACTAAAATTCCTTTCCTCTCCACGGTAAGCAGCTTTGTTGTTTCGACAATCTCGGCCTTGCTGGATAACGCCATGTCTCCTTTCCCACCAAAGAGGCCAAGTGATCCCTCTTCCTTATGTAGCTGCGCACACACCTCCTCCATAGATGGAAGGTTTGAGGACCTAAAaatgtgcttgatcacatcattgaacgCCGGATTCAATGTTAACATCAATCCAAAAACTTGatcttgctcacgcctctccaTGAGTGTCTCTTGATCAGTTGTGTTTGGCCTCAAGGTTTGAAGCTCAGACCATAGTGATCTATACTTACCCAagtgcttggtgaactcctcctcttcttgcgcaaggttgttgatggctctcttGAGCTCAAACACCCGGCTCAGATTGGTAGTGTTCCCAAACGTCTTCAGAAGTGTTTCCCATAGGTGCTTaggagtctcacagtagctgtaagctTCGAGGAGATGAACTTCAAGTGATCCTTGTAGTACTGAAAGCACCATTAGATCATCTTGTATCCACTTTTTCTCGGTGGCCGCAGCTAGATCTCCACCACCTTCACCTCCTTCTCCCTCCTTGGCTACTGGCTTTGGCGCCGCATCATCCGTGATATGACTCCacaaccctagcctcccaatggttgtcttcaccagcctggaccacaacaggtagttgcCACTACCCTTTAGAGCAACAGGAACCGTAATCACCTTGTGATTTCCCTCCATCTTGTCTCGCTAGAACAGACTGAAGAAAAAGTTTGTATCTtgaaatgaagctgaagaacactccgaaactcaataccaaagccaacctggctctgataccatatgattttagaaaaTAGAAAAGGTATTGAGTGATTTAAGATAGGATTAGAGTaatttaaagagattaagagaggttATGAGAGATTATGTATAAAGATATGTGAGATTCATGATGAACATAGGATAAAGAGACTCTCAAACGTGTTaatcattaatcaagacagagtttacaatatatagttaGAGACATAAGGGTTTTCAGAAgtataagcatgtgaagtcgaggataaggttgctttaatttaaAACCTAGACAATGGGAGGAGCCACACACTTTTGGCATCTTTTGCTAAAGCTCCTTTTTCTTtgacagcctgttccagcctgtctgGATAAGGTACAATCCCTTTAGCCATCTCAACGGTCTTCTCCTCAAAGTTTAATCTTCAATGGCCGGTACATCTCTTACTCGGGTAAAACGGTAACTTGGGCGAGTTATGGATTGACCCGGATGGTACGGATGGtgcggcctgtacggccttgtacggtctggTCGTTCCATAACACTTCTTCTCCATTCCTTCACATTATCTCATCTCTTGTtcaactccttaagccatctccTCTCATATACTGATCATCTCATTTCAACATGTCATAGTGGTACTTGAGGATCGTATCCACCGAGACTCAACAATAGACTTGAGTATTTAGATTAAGCTAGGCAAGCAAATAGAAAACAATAAGCAACAGTAAATAAGAAGAGTTGCAAGATCAGATGGAGAAAACGCTAGATCTAGGTAAATCAATCAGGAGATTCAAAACTGCAATCAATAGGTGCCAAGGGTTTATAATCCACGATTCTAGAACTCTAATTCAATAGTAAGTTATCCAACTCTCTCTGCGATAAACTATCAGATGCCTAACTATAATCAAACTACAACTCTCTTTGAGAATTCAATGAATCAAGTAAGGAATAAAACAGATTCGATATTGCTCTACTAAATTCCTGGACTAACTCTCGATGCGATAGGTCATTAAGATTACTTCAGACAATCAATAACACTCTCGTGTCTACCAATTATCCTATGATCTAGAATTCAGAATGTCAATCCAAACCTAGGTTTAAAAGCAATCAAGATAAAAAATTCAGTAGATAAACCAAGAAATTTTGTCAATTAGCAATTTGACATTAAGACTTAGAAATCCCTGAATCTAACATGGTTATTActcaaacataaaaataataacacaaatcatagtcTGAATAATATCATTAGTGAATCAACAAGAGTTCCAAGAAAACTCTCAAGGagttttttctcttctctccaatctaaaAATAAAGCTTAGGTCAAACAGTGGCTGCaagataataaatatatgtcaaaaacaCACAAGAGACTTGTTGTAAATAAGAGAAACTTCTGGGCCAAACTGAAATTCTTggaaattgattaaaaatcgcCGGGCACTGTTCTGGAGAAGTGTCGATCAACACTCAGGTGGTGTCAGTCGACACTAGTTGATTCTTGACAGCTTCCTCTTCCCTCGTCAGACGAATCGCTCTTCAGTAATCCGAGCATGACTTTTCATATAGTAtcctgattgaactcaaactgGTGGAACTGGAAAGTTACCTCAAACCTTTATCTTGGTCAAAAGATGAGCTCAATTTCACCATGGGAAGGCCTCCATACGTTGCTAAACTTTTGACGAGACCGAACAGTTCTGCATCTCAAATAGTTCTAGAATCTCCAATGTTGCCAAAAACGTACTTGAACTTGAAAAGACTCCAAAACGActccaaacatatatatatataatagactCTAAATATGACTTATAACATGGTCTAAAAGTGTTGAAAACCATGGTATATCCTTTGCTTGTACTCAAACAAAACATAGAATGAACCTTTGGAAGAGGTTTGAAAACGCAAGGACTAACCTTTCTTTAGAGAACCACCTTTACCTCTGCAATATTTCAAGCCACATCAAATTAGTATCAATTTTAGAGGCACTTCGATGTACTTAGCCTCAGCTTAGTAACCTGACATCCAACCACAAATCACCAGACACCATCTGACATAACCCACTATTGACCTCATTTCTTAAGTAAATGTGTAGGGTTTATGATGCAGAATACGAACTGGATAATCAGTTAAATCTAGGGACTTGAAGAAGCACGCTAGAGAATCGCTTCGCtcaatcaagagattcaaatAACCACGCTTGAGACATGCTTCATGTAAGACGAATTGAATCAAATCTATATAGGGAATAGAGGATCTCTCTAGTTTATTAAATATCAAAAAGTTGCtttctatttaaaatacaaaaacttTAATCTAAGAATACAAAATAGGAAAACTATTACAGTCGTAAAACTTAATCGTATTATCTGTTTTCTTCTTGTCCAAGCATGATGCTGCTGCATCAGGTCCCTCTGCGTTTGAAAGGTTCAACCTCGAATCGAGATGAAAATTGTTGCTCCCAAACCTCCAAGAAAAGCATATCAGTTTCATCTTTTCCATTCCTTTCGAGTTTCCCTTGATCTCATTATTCTCTTTAATCATCCAATGCATAGAGTGCTTTCCCTAACTACACATATAATCACCAGTTTCCAACCAATTGTCTTTGTTGACGTCGAGGAGAAAATTCTTCACCACAAGCCGTAGAGATTGAATGTTATGGTTAAGTCCCACATTGTTCAACACTTTATATGCAAATAACTCAACGCCCAGAAACGTGCACACTAACATGATAATGAACACATCAACCTGATAAAGATCCGTAGCATGTGTTACCATGATATATGGGATGGTTGGGATGctcaaaaaaaatctttcaagAGCCATTTCACCTTGAATGCAGGGATGTATATCCATGAAAACACATTATTTCTGTAACGACCCGGTTATCCTAAACCgaattttaaattggataaaTTATTTTGTGCTAGTAACCGTTTTGGTTTGCtccaataaattatttttattactaaacCAAAGCCTTAACCTTCTTATATTGTACGTGTGTGCAATTATACCTAATTATATAATGATCATCTTCTCTCGATGGCAAGCCGCCATGGTCGTTGCTTGCACCACCCAtgtccttctcttcttctcttccctcacgttctctttgtttcttcttcattcCCACCTTTCTTCTTCTGTGATTGTTGATATGTTTGTGTATGGAAGAGGAGCGACCAAGCAGGAGCGTTGCCGAGTTCGTTTCCGTTCACCACAGCTGGTTGTGGATCTGTACCGCCGTGAGCTGTGAGTCAGCAGAGGTGGAGCCCATGTCGCCGCAGTTGTGATTCAGTCAAGCCGAAGTGAGGTCTAGAGTGTTAAGCGATGCCTTGCACGTTTATTGGGCAGCAAGCAAGCCATCCTTGAACCATAGTCGAGATCCATGGCGAAACCCTAGCTTTCTTGCTGATCAAGTCAATTCGTTTATAGTCGACTCGGTTCTGGTTTTTCCTTattggctaaggtgagggctactccgttaaatcccgagctagtttagtttactattatggaaagtctagtttcgaaacatgatatGTCTCTGTGAATCGAGTTTGTTTGAGAGTCTtacttgtttgtttattattatttgcttGTAAAATTGGAAATATGATTAATTGATGATTCAACGGTTGACTGAATTGAATGAATTAAGAactgctatatatatatgtatacataagtTTGTTATGAGATTGCGGGGCACAAAGATGTTGTGCTAACGGCGCATTGTGTGGAGATTGCGGGACACAGAGACGTTTGTGTTAGCGGCGCATTGTATGGAGATTGCGGGGCATATGGACGTCTATGCTAGCGGCGCATTGTATGGGGATTGCGgggtacaaagacgtttgtactaGCGGCGCATAGGTGATTGATGGGTACAAGGATGGACTCTTGTACTAGCGGCGCATagagatatatatttatatccgtaTAAGGAGAATGCGGGGTGTGTGATCTAGTTATGCACTATCAGCGCATTTGATGTTTTATGTGGTGTATTAGAcaccgtgtttgtttcatgctagagctaggcctacatagtAGTAGTGCTATGTACTGAGTTAGTGGTTTGcagtttagcatcccatacctcacggagtaactcccatgttgctcacccctccttctttccccctttcaggtgagactgacgagcaggagtgattgctatcggattggtgctttgggagttttatttctttcattttCAGACTTGcggtttttatgattttatcgatattttcgagatttattatattatttggatttatggccatttattggatttacgactttgaagttgatttttgagaagtaataaatggagatttcagacttattatttatttaagttatttcgGAGGATACGGGTGTTACAATTGGTGACAACTAATCGTGGAGAAgtgttgttaaagggtgaggtcatGGGTTCGAGactcaccaacaacctaattatggagtcAGAGAGAACTCATAATGGAGAGGTTTGGGTCAGTGCCCTGCAGGGCTGTGAGCCGGATTCCGAGTGAGCGGGATGGGTTGTCACAATTTCGTTAACCAAAACGAAACGCAAGAGGTTGCCTGTATTATAAGAAACATTACATCTAAAAATAATGTCGTGGA
The window above is part of the Brassica napus cultivar Da-Ae chromosome C3, Da-Ae, whole genome shotgun sequence genome. Proteins encoded here:
- the BNAC03G54140D gene encoding uncharacterized protein BNAC03G54140D; its protein translation is MEGSSKNNKRKKIDEHMKKNKKRHVINNSINLNPEEKMIRERTEKSGQESFGVFEFPWMKDSMISTSLDWSLPGSPFPFIDDGNDMFEGSSELRLPVKRFSNDMLEFEAFEFIWTSIYD